The genome window CTATTGCCAGAACTGCGGAAGCGAGGTCTTTATCAATTACTCCATCAATGCCCTCATAGGTTCCATCAATTTCAATATAAACTGGGATACCACCACCGCCAGCCGCAATGACGACCACTCCCTGGTCTACCAACTGCTTTATTATCCGGCAATTAACAATCTTCAGTGGTTTAGGAGAAGGCACAACCCGCCGATAACCACGTCCCGGGTCCTCTTTTATTACCCATCCAAAAAGTTCGGCAAGTTTTTTTGCCTGTTTCTCATTATAAAATGGTCCGACAAATTTTGTCGGATTGATGATTGAGGGATCATTAGCATCAACGATTACCTGGGTCACAATCGTCACCACATCCCGTTCAATCCCTAATTTTTTTAATTTATTCTGGAGGCTCTGCTCAATCATATAACCCATACCACCTTCCGTATCGGCGACGATGACGCCCAAAGGTAAGGCAGGAATCTCCTGGGCAGTTCTTTCTACCCTTAAAAGGGCATTACCTACCTGGGGACCATTACCGTGGGTGATGGCAAGATTGTAACCCTGTTTTATCAATTCTACAACTACCTCCAAACTTTTTCGGGTATTAGCGAATTGAACGTGAATATCATCCCGGCCGGTACTCGATATCGCATTTCCACCAAGGGCAATGACTGCTTTCTTCATCTCCTATTATATTCGTTCTTAGTTTGGCGTCAAGCCGTTCTTGCAATCTTCTCTTTACAAAAACTTAATTATGTATATAATAATCCAATGGCAAGGGCAATTGTTTTAATCCTTGATGGAGTGGGTGTAGGTGAGTTGCCGGATGCGGATAAATATAATGATCAGGGCAGCAATACATTGGGCAATCTTTCCCGGGCTGTAGGGGGATTAAAATTACCCTTTTTAGAAACACTGGGTCTAGGGAATATAATTGATATTGATGGTGTAAAAAAAATAACCAAACCCCGCGCGAGTTTTGGCAAGATGGCTGAGAAATCACCAGGTAAGGATTCTACAACCGGTCACTGGGAATTGATGGGGGTGATAGTAAAAAAACCATTTCCCACTTATCCGCACGGTTTTCCTGATGAGATCATAAAAGAGTTTGAAAGGCGCATCGGTTATAAAACTCTTGGTAATTATCCAGCTTCCGGGACAGAAATTATCAAGACACTCGGGGAGGAGCATATCAGAAAAAAGATGCCAATTGTGTATACATCGGCAGACAGTGTCTTCCAAATTGCCTGCCATATTGAAGTTTTCAGTCTGGATGAACTTTATCATTTTTGTAAAGTGGCCCGGGATTTATTGCAAGGTGAACATGGTGTAGCAAGGGTGATCGCTCGACCCTTTGCTGGAACACCGCCCAATTTTTTTCGCACTAAAGAACGCAAGGATTTTTCATTGCGTCCTCCGGAGCCCACCCTTCTGGATCGAGTAAAAGAAAAAGGGTTAGAAGTAATAGCGATTGGCAAAGTGGATGATATTTTTGCCCATCAGGGCTATACCAAGTCCTTCCATTCAGTGAATAATCTTGAATGTATCAATTTAGTTATGGAATCTTTAAGGACTGTAAGTGATGGTCTCATCGTTGCTAATTTTGTCCAGTTTGATATGGACTGGGGACATCGGAACGATATCGTGAATTTTGCCCGGGGCCTCGAGGAGATGGACCAGGGAATTGAGAGAATCGTAAGTGTCCTTACTCGTTCTGACATGTTATTTATCACCGCTGACCACGGCAATGATCCCACCACTCCCTCGACCGACCATTCGAGGGAATATGTGCCCATCGTTGTTTATCACCCTGAAAAGACCGGTAAAAATCTTGGAATAAGAGCCTCCTTCTCCGATATGGCACAGACGATTGCACGCTATCTTCAAGTCAACGGTCTGAAAAATGGGGAGGATTTTCTTGAGCTTTTAATGGCATAAAAAGTCGATGAAGGTAGCAAAGACTTTGA of candidate division WOR-3 bacterium contains these proteins:
- the arcC gene encoding carbamate kinase → MKKAVIALGGNAISSTGRDDIHVQFANTRKSLEVVVELIKQGYNLAITHGNGPQVGNALLRVERTAQEIPALPLGVIVADTEGGMGYMIEQSLQNKLKKLGIERDVVTIVTQVIVDANDPSIINPTKFVGPFYNEKQAKKLAELFGWVIKEDPGRGYRRVVPSPKPLKIVNCRIIKQLVDQGVVVIAAGGGGIPVYIEIDGTYEGIDGVIDKDLASAVLAIDIKAQVLAILTAVDYVYLNYKKPDQKRLEKITLSEAKRYLQEGHFPPGSMGPKIEAGIKFLEAGGSEVIITSLENAKKAFLGDFGTKIVPD
- a CDS encoding phosphopentomutase; the protein is MARAIVLILDGVGVGELPDADKYNDQGSNTLGNLSRAVGGLKLPFLETLGLGNIIDIDGVKKITKPRASFGKMAEKSPGKDSTTGHWELMGVIVKKPFPTYPHGFPDEIIKEFERRIGYKTLGNYPASGTEIIKTLGEEHIRKKMPIVYTSADSVFQIACHIEVFSLDELYHFCKVARDLLQGEHGVARVIARPFAGTPPNFFRTKERKDFSLRPPEPTLLDRVKEKGLEVIAIGKVDDIFAHQGYTKSFHSVNNLECINLVMESLRTVSDGLIVANFVQFDMDWGHRNDIVNFARGLEEMDQGIERIVSVLTRSDMLFITADHGNDPTTPSTDHSREYVPIVVYHPEKTGKNLGIRASFSDMAQTIARYLQVNGLKNGEDFLELLMA